The proteins below come from a single Metarhizium brunneum chromosome 1, complete sequence genomic window:
- the LEU5 gene encoding Mitochondrial carrier protein LEU5, with protein sequence MAPAVASNRDAAVCPTDDEAITPRNRTRSWDYVWRSGVAGGVAGCAAKTIVAPLDRVKILFQASNPHFAKYTGSSFGVATAIRDIYHFEGGRGLFRGHSATLLRIFPYAGIKFLAYEQIRAMIIPGKEYETPLRRLLSGSLAGVTSVFFTYPLELIRVRLAFETKKDGRSSLSSICRQIYNSSPVEKSATARLPSAPAPVAAAVESTASVAGSIVPKTGLINFYRGFAPTLLGMLPYAGMSFLTHDTVSDLMRHPSVAQYTTLPRRKNQPSDKPAPLRSWAELTSGGVAGMISQTSSYPLEVIRRRMQVSGAVGDGHRMRLGETARLIFQERGFRGFFVGLTIGYVKVIPMVAVSFYTYERMKLVFGI encoded by the exons atggctccTGCCGTCGCCAGTAACAGGGACGCGGCTGTGTGTCCCACCGACGACGAAGCCATAACACCCCGAAACAGGACTCGATCCTGGGACTATGTCTGGCGATCTGGTGTCGCCGGGGGGGTCGCAGGCTGCGCT GCCAAGACCATCGTCGCTCCGCTAGATCGAGTCAAGATCCTCTTCCAGGCCAGCAATCCCCACTTCGCAAAATATACAGGATCTTCCTTCGGCGTCGCAACCGCCATCAGAGACATTTACCACTTCGAAGGTGGCCGGGGACTCTTCCGAGGCCACTCGGCTACGCTGCTGCGTATTTTTCCCTACGCCGGCATCAAGTTCCTCGCTTACGAGCAGATTCGAGCCATGATTATTCCTGGCAAAGAGTACGAAACGCCGCTGCGACGACTCCTCAGCGGCAGTCTTGCCGGCGTCACTTCTGTCTTCTTCACATATCCCCTGGAGCTCATTCGAGTACGGCTGGCCTTTGAAACAAAGAAGGACGGCCGCTCGTCTTTGTCTTCAATCTGCAGACAGATTTACAACTCGAGCCCTGTCGAGaagtcggccacggcaaGACTCCCCAGCGCCCCAGCTcctgttgccgccgccgtagaGTCTACTGCCTCGGTGGCCGGTTCGATTGTCCCCAAGACGGGACTTATCAACTTTTACCGTGGCTTTGCGCCGACGCTGCTGGGCATGCTTCCGTACGCGGGCATGTCCTTCCTCACCCACGACACCGTCAGCGACTTGATGCGCCACCCCTCAGTCGCCCAATATACGACCCTACCCCGGCGGAAGAACCAGCCCTCGGACAAGCCCGCGCCGCTCCGATCGTGGGCTGAGCTCACGAGCGGTGGTGTCGCTGGTATGATTTCGCAAACTTCATCGTACCCGTTGGAGGTCATCAGACGGCGCATGCAAGTAAGCGGTGCTGTTGGGGACGGTCACAGGATGCGTCTTGGCGAGACGGCCAGACTCATCTTCCAAGAACGCGGATTCCGAGGCTTCTTTGTCGGGTTGACAATTGGCTATGTCAAGGTGATCCCCATGGTGGCAGTGAGCTTTTATACATACGAGCGCATGAAGCTGGTTTTTGGCATATAG
- the cdc73 gene encoding Cell division control protein 73, whose product MASADHDPLVLLRKAISSSQPFIPSASDDPGAKECPLSEASHLQFSAQGIALAIETPTRFISNDKPVDLRSIYFAWLNRELAIPEYNASATTLNEQLAAAGSTGKVQNLGFIERLDLITWLEAASEESEYIKPVAGDADAAAAAAAAAGTAPATKSGAVSTAAQARAGKGTMDPRLASVYDGERRMGDRNTVLRGIKPTDFSHVRKLAAPFIQKKAQAVSAPGAASSLSLNQKGPTRRPDPIILLSPSASSLLRMSNARSFLEDGKFVPPDASASTASMLHVQRVIRAIDPNRPLRFILVEGSEQFKPEYWNRVVAVFTTGQTWQFKNYKWSSPNELFKHTLGVFVGWRGEQAPESIRSWGHRVLSTGVDRWRGGDGADASRFRDKEVVEQIWKSIEMNMRSKGWRFDAAPTAI is encoded by the exons atggcctccGCCGACCACGACCCTCTCGTACTCCTTCGCAAAGCCATCTCCAGCAGCCAGCCCTTCATTCCCAGCGCGTCAGACGACCCGGGCGCCAAAGAATGTCCCCTCTCCGAAGCAAGCCACCTGCAATTCTCAGCCCAGGgcatcgccctcgccatcgaGACCCCGACGCGCTTCATCTCCAACGACAAACCCGTCGATCTGCGCAGCATCTATTTTGCCTGGCTGAATCGCGAGCTCGCCATCCCAGAGTACAATGCTTCGGCAACGACGCTCAACGAGCAGCTCGCGGCGGCCGGGTCGACGGGCAAGGTGCAGAACCTGGGCTTCATCGAACGACTCGACCTGATCACCTGGCTCGAGGCGGCCAGCGAGGAGAGCGAATACATCAAACCTGTTGCCGGGGATGCGgatgctgccgctgccgctgccgccgccgccggcacggCTCCCGCGACCAAATCCGGAGCCGTGTCGACCGCGGCGCAGGCCAGGGCCGGCAAGGGCACCATGGATCCGCGCCTGGCGAGCGTCTACGATGGAGAGCGCAGGATGGGAGACCGCAACACGGTACTGAGGGGGATCAAGCCGACA GACTTCTCGCACGTTCGCAAGCTCGCGGCGCCGTTTATCCAAAAGAAGGCCCAGGCGGTCTCCGCCCCCGGCGCGGcatcctccctctccctcaACCAGAAAGGCCCGACTAGGAGACCGGACCCCATCATCCTCCtctcgccgtcggcctcgtcgctcCTCCGCATGTCCAACGCGAGGTCCTTCCTCGAGGACGGCAAGTTCGTGCCCCCCGACGCCAGCGCCTCGACAGCCAGCATGCTCCACGTCCAGCGCGTCATCCGGGCCATCGACCCCAACCGCCCCCTGCGCTTCATCCTCGTAGAGGGCTCCGAGCAGTTCAAGCCCGAGTACTGGAACCGCGTggtggccgtcttcaccaccgGGCAGACGTGGCAGTTCAAGAACTACAAGTGGAGCAGCCCCAACGAGCTGTTCAAGCACACGCTCGGCGTCTTTGTGGGCTGGCGCGGGGAGCAGGCCCCCGAGAGCATCCGCAGCTGGGGCCACAGGGTGCTGTCGACGGGCGTCGATCGAtggcgcggcggcgacggcgccgacgctTCTCGCTTCAGAGACAAGGAGGTCGTGGAGCAGATTTGGAAGTCGATTGAGATGAATATGCGAAGCAAGGGCTGGCGATTCGATGCCGCGCCCACGGCGATATAA